In Ictalurus furcatus strain D&B chromosome 20, Billie_1.0, whole genome shotgun sequence, the DNA window AAAGTACTACCGTGGTCACATCAGACCATATATCTCGCTATATGGTTGGGGCAGGGATGCACCGCTACCAGTACTCGGGTGTCGGCCCGATACTGTGCTCATGTACTCGTAAAACTACCCCTATACCACTTTACAACATGACATAGCCCAACCTCTCTTCAGTTGAGCAGGTAATTGGAAGAGGAGCAATGTCAGCAATCTggagatattttaagataagtcagtggttttcaaagtgggggccaccagggggcccggggggcctcaacaatttggtgtgaaaaatgtacAGAGACAACCCACGGGCAGTAAAAATAACAGGAGCTCTTACCCAGTTCATTGCTCTTGATGACCAACCATTGTCAGTTGTAGATAATACAGGATTTCGTCGTCTTCTTGGTGTACTTGAGCTGAAGTATGAGATTCCCAGCCATCACCACATTACAGATACCGCATTACCAAAGCTGCATGACTTGGTGAAAAAGCACATCAGGAACCTGTTGCAGGACATTTCGGCCTTCAGCTTCACCAGTGATATTTGGACTAGCAGTGTCAGCCGAGTGTTTCTTGTAAGTTTAACAGCACAGTGGATTGATGAGGATTCGCACACTGGCCAAGCCATAGCAGGTGCGTTTGATGACATGCTTCAGACATGGGGCATTCCGAAAAGTGTGAAGTACTCATATCGGTACTTGGTATTGGCAAGTACCCAAATGTAAGTACTTGTACTTGGTCTGAAAAAAGtggtatcggtgcatccctagtttggggtgatttaaACAGGCTTGGATGATATTTCCTCAGAAATGTCTTTCGATTAGCCACCCTATCccacagcccagacatgtgaaaaaAGAAGTTCTTCTAAATCCCtactacagaaacagctgatctttataaGCAGTTAATTAGAATTACTACATTGGTCGTCatgtgctagacttagtttcatacaatttaaagtggtccattGAGCTCACCACTCTAGGAGTAaactatctaaaatatatcccaatgttcctgacatgggtgaaaaatgcaaactttcaccctgtaacctcagtcatatgtttgcattctgtcccaaactgcagatCGTTGGGAACTATTTCTTCGAAACTGTTtccgacgttcttaaaatcaaattagatgtctgtcctttaattgccacctttggtgttccatctccGCGTaagcctctgaaccataaacaagctagtgttgtggcttttgcatcgttacttgctcggcgcagaatattgctgtcttggacctctccacaacccctctctatatcagtctggcttagagatttaatgttctttttaaaacttgaaaaaaaatcaagtataacatcagaggcaggggtgattcatttttgggaaaatggcaacaatttattacctacttgtatgcaccctggaggtggatgGAGGGAAGGTATATGGTAAAGGTATACTGTAAATACTAATCATCTTACTTTTtatcttcatccatccatccatccatccatcctcaaccgcttatccgttaTCGGGTCGCGGGGGGCAGCAGTTgcagcaggggaccccaaacttccctttcccgagccacattaaccagctctgactgggggatcctgaggcgttcccaggccagtgtggagatacAACATCTACAcctagtcctgggtcttccccaagGTCTCCTCCCAACTGGacgtgcctggaacacctccctaggaaggcgcccagggggcatccttaccaggtgcccgaaccacctcaactggctcctttcaatgcaaaggagcagcggctctactcCGAGTTCCTCTCGGACAGCtgagcttctcaccctatctctaagggagaaaacttttacatttttatttaaaaaaaaaaaaaaaaaaaagatgtttgttttttctgtttgttgtttttttttgttttgttttcccctttcatttggttttggctgtgattattttgttgggGCCAGGTATGGTGGGGTTGTTGGATGGGgtgttataatatgtaaaatgcggttttccaataaaaattctatgaatGAAAAAGGAATTACTACATTGGAGGCAGGTGCATGATCATTATGTTTGAACACAAGTATGAATGTGATTATGCTCAGAAAGAACCATGCCCATTATAAAAGGGTATGCAAACTCATGCAATcagtttctctttgtttttaaattttgttggttgctgtaTCAGTGGAAGATCTGGTAtgtttatctttgttaaatttttctagatcacaaaaacatgccattttaacagaggtgtgtcGACTTTTTACAGCCGCCGTAAAAATAACAGACAAGCAAGTGGATTTCTTACATCATCTTTGTCAGTCATGTCCAAACCAAGCTCTTCCATGTCTTTCTCCAATGCCGCTCTGTCAACCTGCACACAACAACCAATGCACATCAAAAACAAGCTGTCAATCAAGCCAAAGATATCAAATATAGGTTTGTCAACAAGTAGAACAAGTAAAATGTGTACCAAGACAATTAAATAATGTACaagaaaagcacattttgactgcGCGATTGTTGCTCTAATCTAAATCTTGCCAAAATGTGGGTTACTGCAAGCAGTAGGGGCAGACTGACCTTCTTGACAGTACGGGGCATTCTGGGTCCCTGCACATCTTTCTCTTTTGACTCCAGAATCTTCAGCTTTCTCTTCTCTCGAATCTGTTTGGCCAGATGCCGAATTTCCTGCATCTCTTCATCCTCACTCTCTTCATTAGAGTCATACTCACCTGCCTGTTCACGgagctcctcctccttctccaggTCAGCCAATCGCTAGGGTGGGTGAGAGTGTGAACATGATTAACATGTTACTAAATTAAGTCGTTCTGAGCAGCTCCTACCAGGTAGCCAGTATTACACAGTTGAAAATTGCAAATCAGGATTATAGTCAAAATGCACATGctttatttcataaattttctgcccctagccagttcaggtatttcgtgtgttccagctcaagcacacctggtacaactaatgaagcccttgattagctgcatcaggtgtgcttgagacaacacctgttttgcatatttgtgccgTTGTGAAGGATTCTATCCAGGGGGTTGAaaaattttgaaactggagaaatcataagttgcattttcagttgaatttggggaaaccacttgaagcattccttgttttgaactgtttcaattgcttttgtttgatttgctcattgaaaacagctgaaaggctgtaaattttgacaataaaccggatttgcaatggggttgaAGAATTTTAATTGCAACTGTACTTCTCACCTTCATGATTTCAGGATCAATGTAGTCAGCAATGTTATGTCCTTCCCAGATCTCAGGTATTTTATCATGCTTCTCATCAGCATTCATCAAGTCCCAGTATTCTATGACCACATACACAGTACAAAAGGGATTTTGGATGCATACCATTAtgagatattaaaaaaacaaacaaacaaacaaaccccaaacttattacacacacacacacacacatacacatacatatatatatatatatatatatatatatatatatatatatatatatatatatatatgcttttgtgcattaataactaaaaaataaataaatacccctATAACAAGCTGTGTGTGAATGACTTACTCTGGAGATCAAGTGTGTAATCGTCTCCAAGCTCTATCTCAAGGTCTCTCTCCAGTTTACGTTTAGGAGTGTCAACCTCCATCGCCTTTCTGCGAATAGCTGCCCCCTCAGGGATAAACGGTGGTCTTTCCTAAGCACAATAAGTTGTAAATGATTAATTATCTGATTAAAATGGCTTTAATTAGTGCTTCATGCAAATTATGGTAATGTAATTACCCTGTACAATGCTATTCATTAATGCACCAATGTACACTCATCTTTTAACCTATGTGAACCACTTTAGATGTATCTAACATAACAGATCGTGTTAAGAACATGTGGTTTAAGATACATGAATGTGGGAACCTTGTCATCTCTCTTGGTTGGCACTGCGAGGTGGAGTCTGTTCAGGATGTCATGCACTTTCTTCCCCTTCATCTTTGTGTCCACACGGTGGACCAGCAGCTTATCACATGCCTGGATAcacaatttacaaagaaaaacccTTCTCAGACCAACTGATAAATCGTATCCACATTCAAACACACCAAAGATTTGACTTCACCAGTTTATTCAACACTTCTATACCATCTGCAAAACTAATGAGAATCGAGGACAGTTATGATACCTTTATTAATGCTGTAATATTTAATCGGACACATCATTCAAACCTGTAGTAACAAAATACTAGAGCGGGTCTTCCTGTGGTAATCATGGGTTCAATAGCCTCCTGACAGGCCATCTCCAGTGTGGAGCACAAAGAATTAGTGTGTCTTACCTCTGTCTTTACTTGCATGACCCCCTCCTCTGTCAGAGTGCTGGTCTCAATCACTGGGATCCCCTCAGACAAGAGATCAAGAAAGATTTTCTAGACAAATACAGAAAAGGATAGCAGTTAGTAGACAGTTAGTTTTAGTTAATATCagattaaaaaggataagctaTTTTTTATCCAGACACAAAATATCATCCATTTACCTCTATCTGGCTTCTAATTTGACTACTTGCACATATTCCTTTTTCCAAAAAGAGTTGTACTGTACCGGGAAGTTGTAGTGCATATAACAATATGGTACTCTTATTATAGGGCTGCAACAAGTAATcaacaaatacaatttaaaaaaaaatatttcagcaaCAACTATAGCAACAAATTGATAGTCACTTCACTGGCAGTGACTTatttggacttcatattgatAGCCAATAGCAGCAGATTCCAAATGCAAATGCCACACTCGATAACTCTAGACCTTTATCTACTTACTTGTAAGTAAAAGAATGAGAAAATAACACATGGAACAGCCGAGCAGTTGTCCAATTACATTTGGTCCCTTAAAAAGTGCTAAAATTGCTACACAGTTCACCTGATTAAATTAGATGCCACAGATTTgcaattattttttacacaaaaacagactgGTTTAGTTTAATATTGGTTTGTGGCTACTTGAATAAAAGGTTTGCCTTTTCTagttaataaaatgtttgctttttctTGTTCTTGCTTGGTCACtattaaaagattaaacaagTGTATAAATTGAAGATAGTCTGTAGACAATTAAGTCTTAATCATAATGAGATTATGTGTCACTTATTAGTTGAATTACAGGACATTTACTTGTATTGTCCAACTTAACTCCACTATTTCTGTGTACATCTGATAGTAAAATGGTCAGCAGAACATACAATAGATGCCAAAATGTACAGCACAGCAACTTACCTGATTGTCCTCAGACAGCTCACTGATCTTCTTCACATCACACTTATTGGCCACCACAATCAGAGGCTACAGAGCATACACGAGCACACAGATTACGAAAAAAGACAACAGTTAACTTTAGAATCATTGCAATGAATGATATTTTGAGATTAGACATAAATGTGAAGTTTTATTAAGCAGTGGACTGAAAATAAGCCCTGAAAATAGACCAatgcacgcacaaacacacatacacccctgCTAAACAACACACCTCCTTTCACACCAGCACTCGCTTTCTCATTCATTCCACTGCATCACATTAAACATATGTTAACAATGCTAATTATAATGGCTGAAAATAATATCATTTATAAGGAGTACCAATATTCAGTTGAAggtaaactttattttaaatataaaattacagcCATGTTTCATGGGTCTTGCCTTGTAGTGCACAGTATTTGATATTCAgccacagggggaaaaaaatggcacaaaaacaGAGCTGAAAGTAATGCATTAAATGTAGACTACATCTCTCTTTACACATGTGTGAGCAAAATTATAAAGTAACCCCCATTAAAACTACTCTAAAGGTAAagtaactgaaaaataattactctaaaaatgtacagtaactGAAAATGGAATTGAGAATGGGTTGGGACCAGAGAAAAAGCTCTTAATTGTCAAATGAGTTATTGTGTTTTTATCCTTAGTGATTTTAAAATCAGATGCATGGTTGGGGTTACTGTTGGTGTTGAAAGATCTATGGCCAAATCATAACTGTCTGGCAGAGGTAACCAGGTCTTGACTTAAAATATGCAGGTACTTAACAGAAATCATGGTTGCCATTGATGTTCACAACAGCACCAGCACCACTAGCTGGACCACCACAAAATCCCCCAATGATTCACAATCATATTTAACAGTGgatcattttttatatatgtgtgtttttccagactattttgtttcttttgagtTGTAAAAAAGGCTGGGGTTATTTTGATGTCACTCAGTAtaagagactgtgtgtgtgcgcgtgtgtctgAGTATACCTTGTTTGCAAAGAGTGGTCTGATGTTGTTAAACAGTTCAAGCtgctgtgaaagtgtgtgtccaCACTGCTCAGATACGTCCATCACATAGAGCACAGCGGCCCGCAGGTGGGCCAGTGCAGTGATTGCCTGCATCTCAATTGTGTTCCGCTCTTCCAGTGGATGGTCCAGGATACCAGGTGTGTCCACTACCTGTACAAAACACAGTTATTCAAATCTCTCTAAATTCCATCcttaaaacaaatcatttattttgaagcagaagccaaattctgattctgaaaatgcttttttataTCTACAGTAGGGGTCGGCAATATAACAGAAATATCATATTCCAATATCATTCCATGATACACAATATACATCGCAATATATATAGTTACTAACAAATTGCCAGCAAAACAATggtgttgcatttaaaaaaataaaaatggataatTAGCACAGAAATTAGCAGCATAAATGTGCACTATAATGACAAGTGAATGacattcaaatattttcttttaacagaGAATCTATGTTGATTATAATGATATATTATCATCTGATAATGATATATCACTGCGGTTGTATTTTGAATCAGAAAgttttgattacttttctaaaaAGAGCACAGCTCTGACAAGTTACAACAATAGCAAATGataggtttacattaatgctcTCATTCTAATTAGTTATCAttcctatagtaacagatcATTCATTAatctaagaggaataaaaaagcatataatcattgatatggtaaagttttcttAAGGAGTAGATCGCCTGTCAAGATAATTACGTTATTGATTTATCATACGATATATAGATATGACCTCGATCATTTCTGCTGACCTCTATATTGCCCGTTGTGTTTACatgcgtgtttgtttacataagaattAATCACCATGTCATGTTTGGCGAGtagagacggatgcaaatgcagtttgcTTTATttgagaggcagacagacaaatccaaatcatacatGAATCAAAATCAGTAAATAGAACAAAGGCacaggtcaggtgatcagcaacagcaaaaatagtgataattcaaaataaataaatgagaaaacgAAACTAGATCAGTAACACGAAACGAGGCTCTACAAATTTAGGCAGAAAACACTGAACAGAACGGGCTGTCAATTTAACGTGAACTTTGAATATTCGtcgaatttaagataaaaacacacatttttacaaaactgTGTGAACTCGAATACAATATGTGTAGCAAGCACTAGCaccaattttaattaaaacatacagttgaaaaaaattacacgcaagatattaacaatgcactaacgacatttttgaagaagaagaaaaagaaaacagtttgagtgtttcaaataatccagtcatAGTAAATATGCATTGAGGCATTGAGCCGGTTAAACTGCATGATCTGAAGCcgaacagtgaatgaacagtAAACTGAAACACTTTACTAGCGgtttaattaactcacccaaatGCATCCTATACActtgagattaatcagacatttacacaacataaaccTAATATTACCACAAAAAATAATGCGAACAAAAGTGAACTTTAACTTAAGTAAGGTGCTAGGTAGAATGGTAAGTCACGTTGTGAataaacagtgcctattaaagTTAATACACGCTATTAAATGATACATAAAATTGACactttgtagtaattttcacaatttaaatgaacaaacaaacaaatcagtcacatggaaaaagtaaatacacccctAAATTTATCACatattcaaatccataaaattagaatcaggtgttcaagattgggtgccagtgattagaacctgcttagaaGTGCACGTGGAACCTGTCCTTCAGTCTAAGCAAATGTCAAAGCGTGATCTGGCGTTCTCTGTACTTGCTCCTAAATTATGGAATAGTCTCGTCCTTTATATTCACTTGGCCATCAATGTagatttttaagttttaagcTGAAAACACATCTTTATACTTTGGCATTTGAACTGGGGGACCCCAGAGTACTAGAGATATTTGTTCTGATATTGATCACACTTTGGATATGCACTTCTTGTTGGAGTTTGTAgtgttgttggtgtgtgtgcatgtgttggtGTTTGTAATTTTACTGTTTTTGATTTCCAGCTGTTGAGCactatgttgtttttaaataaaattgtgttaACTGAGAGAGTTGAATTCATGTTGGTTTGTCCTTTTTTACAAAAGCAGTCGTCAGAACTCCAATcaagagcagacattcagagctatttattgtttaaacaatctaaCAGGTgccctgggcaacaagaaactcGCGTCGGTTACATGTTCCaatgtttttgatcatttgaaaaataggtgggttcaaacaaaaggtgccacgTTCTACATTGTTTaatactagggctgcaactaacaattattttcataatcgattagttgaccGATTATTATTTCGATTAATCGGACGGGGGCAAattttcagtaccattttttcgtttatttaaaataaaatccacagagtgttacaaatataaacatcagactaaaactttacacaactgtttgtccaattatataagactgaaaagaacccaatacacacagacacacaccagaatatacaTATTACTCAATTAggactgtaatttaattcagtgctttttgtgcatccataaaaacaatgcataaataattatatacattggcgacatggggggggggggggggggcgcaggTGCCTCCCCTCTCATATCGCCATCAATTTATTGTAGTCTTGGAgtttcagatttgaaaattgttaaatatgtgtttatatgtacatCTCCGCGTTTATGGGGCAGTAGAACAAAATAAGAGCAGTTACTTTATTGAGATTGGGCCGTAATCAACCAGTAATTTCATTTCCAGTGACTGACGGTAGAAAGTTCAGGAAAGAATGGTATGGGATTTATGAATGGATTGAATATAGTCCCACCACTGATCGGGCTTTTTGTTTCACGTGTCGCACATTTGGTGGCAACGAGTCTAAGACGGACAAATGACTTTATTTGCCAACTGCAAGTATGCGAGGAACCTACCGTGGTGTAGCTACACGCATTTTAAGAGGAAATCCACTGGCGATGCATGTCCATTGTCACTCACATAGCCTCAGCCTCTGCATTGTGGATGTCTGTTGCACCAATACAGCTGTGAGACACATGCTGACCAATGTTCAATCTCTCTATAACTTCATCGAGGGTTTTGAGTCTTTGCGAGAACGGAGCAGTGACTTTTCAGGTAAATTTACCACACTGAAATCTCTAAGTGACACAAGATGGAGCTGCCGTGCAGAGGCTCTCAAGGCCATACTTGATAGCTCTGAGACTATCGTTGACACTCTTAGTGAAATTTCTGAAAGCGACGTGCGAGTCGGGGACAGGCAAGTAGTCTGCTGACATCTAAACTCATTTGCTTAAAATTTCTGCAAATATTTTGCTGAGGCGGGAACAAAAAGActctaaattttttttcttgccccATCCCCAACTCGAGAGTCAAATGTCAcccatgcttttattttatatttctatattctataatagtatatatgcattactttttatggatgcacaaaaagcactgaattaaactacagttctaaatgaataataaaaactcactttcactgcaccttatggtttgttactcgctgcctttagtcatattttaattccatttacttttgatcatattgttttaattagacattacagatgtaACTCGTGCTCCGACTCTGAATCAgcgcatctacaccgcgcatgAGGAGCAACGTGGCCtcattactaacacatcacttccgttataataaacgacagaatttacactgatacagtatataatgacaacaaacttaaattaaagtaaaccttttaagcaactcgcttGGAGGTTGTACActgtcttcctcagtcacgtgacaatttcacctccgtctgatggtgactgaggtcatgttgggaataaagggtaacgttgacaaacagtaaactgaggAAAGTTACTGTCGGTgactgggtattaggctaaagctagcggcatcaCATTACGTGCATATGACATCATAAGCcactgactaggaagcggcttatacttccggttagtaaaaaaaacgctagtgttatatttgagatgatattacctttctaaaatccacacactagacagtagagtacacagtgcaagtgtatagtacgtcatttgggacacaactttagtatttacccTCCGATGCATGTTTTCAGAAgagaagtaatgtaatgagtaaacatgccccgtgccgtgcgcagaccaactaatcgataatgagattcattgacaacgattttcataatcgattattatcgattttatcaattagttatTGCAGCTCTATTTAATACATCTAGATCTAAACATCAG includes these proteins:
- the gtpbp4 gene encoding nucleolar GTP-binding protein 1 yields the protein MALYNFKKIMVVPTAKDFIDLTLSKTQRKTPTVIHKHYQIHRIRHFYMRKVKFTQQNYHDRLSQIITDFPKLDDIHPFYADLMNVLYDKDHYKLALGQINIAKNLIDNVAKDYVRLMKYGDSLYRCKQLKRAALGRMCTILKRQKQSLEYLEQVRQHLSRLPTIDPNTRTLLLCGYPNVGKSSFINKVTRADVEVQPYAFTTKSLFVGHMDYKYLRWQVVDTPGILDHPLEERNTIEMQAITALAHLRAAVLYVMDVSEQCGHTLSQQLELFNNIRPLFANKPLIVVANKCDVKKISELSEDNQKIFLDLLSEGIPVIETSTLTEEGVMQVKTEACDKLLVHRVDTKMKGKKVHDILNRLHLAVPTKRDDKERPPFIPEGAAIRRKAMEVDTPKRKLERDLEIELGDDYTLDLQKYWDLMNADEKHDKIPEIWEGHNIADYIDPEIMKRLADLEKEEELREQAGEYDSNEESEDEEMQEIRHLAKQIREKRKLKILESKEKDVQGPRMPRTVKKVDRAALEKDMEELGLDMTDKDDSHYAQQGRRSRSLVRKRKREASVLPTSRTRSQSASKQPRDQSGIRDAKMMKKVKTMMKNSQKGMNRQGRKGESDRHVFDLKPKHLLAGKRKSGSTSRR